The following proteins are encoded in a genomic region of Triticum dicoccoides isolate Atlit2015 ecotype Zavitan chromosome 1B, WEW_v2.0, whole genome shotgun sequence:
- the LOC119311124 gene encoding uncharacterized protein LOC119311124, with protein MAFLGGSLRVTRSISSRKMMEGKKSHGASGLWRQAPAPVRQLFWRVRRSMLRPKRRAVSFGYDLKSYSQNFDDGLVPVHRL; from the coding sequence ATCATTGCGCGTGACGAGGAGCATTAGCAGCCGGAAGATGATGGAGGGGAAGAAGAGCCACGGCGCGTCCGGGTTGTGGCGGCAAGCGCCGGCGCCCGTGAGGCAGCTGTTCTGGAGGGTGAGGCGCTCCATGCTACGGCCGAAGCGCCGCGCCGTGAGTTTCGGGTACGACCTCAAGAGCTACTCCCAGAACTTCGACGACGGCCTCGTCCCTGTCCACCGCCTCTAG
- the LOC119311133 gene encoding uncharacterized protein LOC119311133: MAFLGGSLRVTRSIGSRKMTKGKSHKGSGSWRQAPAPVRELFWRVRRAVLRPKRRAVSFGYDLKSYSQNFDDGLVPAHRL; encoded by the coding sequence ATGGCGTTTCTGGGAGGATCATTGCGCGTGACGAGAAGCATTGGCAGccggaagatgacgaaggggaagagccACAAAGGGTCGGGGTCGTGGCGGCAGGCGCCGGCTCCCGTGAGGGAGCTGTTCTGGAGGGTGAGGCGCGCCGTGCTACGGCCAAAGCGCCGCGCCGTGAGCTTTGGGTACGACCTCAAGAGCTACTCCCAGAACTTCGATGATGGCCTCGTCCCTGCCCATCGCCTCTAG